The Petroclostridium xylanilyticum region AGTATTTTCCTGCTCATTGTTACCCTCCATTTTCAGCTCGGAGTTCAGGGTTGGGAGCTCGGAGTAATTTCTGCGGTCAAGTAATTAACGAAACTGATAAACCGGACTTTTTCAGTGGTTTCGTAATCAACTCCGAACCCCGAACTGCGAGCTTATGTTATGTTATTTATCTTTTATTGTATCAAATTATATACAACACTTTCAAGTGAAACTTGACTGTTCATTCCTATTTGGCCTTTTCCGAGTTGGTCCAGCAAATGCAATATTTTTTGTTCCCCGTATCTATCTGCGATTAACTTTATGATTTCAAAACTTTTTCTGTATGCCAGGTCTTGATCCAATAATTCAAAACGGTGTGTAAGCTGTGACAAAGTGTTGGGTATTTGAATGTTGGCCAGACCTTTTCCCCATTCGTAGCCTGTAAGCCGGTATTCATAGTATAATGCTATCCCTTCTGTAAACCAAAGAGGAAAGTTTCCATTGGCCTTTTCATCTACAATTAGATGAATAAGCTCATGTACCATTGGACCATTTGCGGCAAACTCCCTGCTCAATGTGTCCATGCTTGAATCATTTATCCAAACTTTTGGAGATAATATATGGAGTATTCCACCGTAATATATCCCCATAGGGTAATCCTTCTGCGAAAGATTCAGTTTATTCCTCATTATTTCCAAGTCAGGATAAATAATAATCTGGACCTTATTATGCAGTCGATGGTTAAGTCTTTGTTTTACCTGAAAAAAATCTTTTTCAATAGTATTTGCCACAATAGCTACGACGTCCCCATCTTCAGGCATATATTTTATAATAAAGTTTTCGGTTTCATAAGTTGAATAATTCTTTACGCTATAAAGGCTTTTAATTTTAATTGCATTTACGCAAAAGTTGTATAGTGAATTACGGATATATACAAAATTATTTATAGTTAACAGCATAAAAATAACCACTGCGGAAATAACAGTGGTTTTTCTAGCCATTATAGATCTCACAAGCCTCACTCCCCCACTTTATACATATTATAACAGAAATAGAGGGGAAATGGTAGTGTTTTTTGTAACTATTTGTTCAAGTAATTTAACGGATTTTGTGGTATGTCATTTTTTCTTACTTCAAAGTGCAGGTGTGGGCCGGTGCTGCGGCCGGTGTTACCTACCCGGGCAATGAGTTCACCTTTTGCAACCCTTTGGCCCGGTTTTACCAGTATCTTGCTGCAGTGGCCGTAGTAAGTTGTGTATTCATTATCGTGATAAATTTTTACCAGTAGTCCATAATTACCCTGCCGGCCTGCAAATATTACTTTTCCCCCATCGGCAGCGTAAATAGGATCACCTACATTTCCTGCAAGGTCTATACCGGTGTGCATTTCCCGTCCCCTCGTGCCAAACCGGGAGGTGAGTATGCCGTAAGTAGGCCTGCGAAATACACCTGTGCCATACTTTGGCGGTAATGGCTTTGTACCTACTTTCTCAGTTTGTACCTTAGGTTCAGAAAGTACATAAGTCTTGATTATTTCTTTATTAACTTCTATACCATTCACTCTGACAATTTCCGCTTCAACTTTCTGCTCCCCGTTGAAACCTTTATCCACAACTGTCCTTCTTCCCTGGTACATTTCCGGGTCTTCAATTTCTTTTACTTTATAGGGTATGTCTTCATTGTAAACAACCGCTTCTCTTGTCTCGATACCCAGGACAGGTTCCGGTACCGACAGATTAATCTTCTGGCCAGGCTGTATATTTTCAGAAAGACCGGGATTTATCCGGAGAATTTCTTCCACCGGAATCTTATAAACCAATGCGATATCCCATAATGTATCTTTTTCTTTTACCGTATAGGTTTTAACTTCATTTTTTGATGCAGAAAGCTTATTGAGAACCTCTTCTTTTTCCTGTATCTCTCCTACTTTTACATACTTTTTCTCTATTTTTACATCCCTGGCAAAACCAACTTTTACATTTGGCTTTTCAGACACGTATGGTTTTTTCAGATCTTCCAGGACGGACCTGGCAGTATCTTCATCTTTTAGCAGTCCCATCTGTTCACCATCCACCATTATGGTATATGCACCAACTGAAATGTCTACAATAGATTTTAGGTTTTTCTTTAGTTCATCCGGCTCAGTAAAGCTTTCTTTCTTTACTCTCTTTTTTATAAAAGTTGGTTTCTGTTCGATAACTACTTCTTTACCCTCAAGAAGTCCACTCAGTTCATCTCTTACTTCATCAAAATACCGTATGAATTCCTGCTCACTGGAAACAATTCCCAAATACTTTTCGCCAAATATTACTTCAACTGCCGGTTTATAACCGCTGCTCTCCGCATATGCCAATACTGATATAAACATAATCATTATGGCGAAAGCAATTGCAAATCTATTTTTGGCCAATTCATACAGCTTTGCCTTCAGTTGGGCCTTTTTTTCCAACTCTTTGGTTGGAGGCTTGATCTTCATTTTTGGAATTTTTACCGCAGGGACTGCTATACAGTTCCTTTTGGAGGAGGCGCGCCTTTTCTTATTTGCTCTATTAAACTCTTCCATGTAAGCATTACTCCTTGTTTCCTGAGCTTTAACAGCCATATTGATCCCTCCTGCCGTCTTTTGTATTTTAATGGTTCACAGCTCTCAGTTAACAGTAGTAAACGATTTAATAGCTTTTACTGTGACCGTGAACCGTGAACTGTGAACTTATTAACTTTTTATCTGTTATGTAAAATCATTAGCAGTAAATATATAGTTTAATATTAAAAAATTGTTACATATTTGTTACAAAATTTATTATTTCTACATTTATTCAAAAAATCCTGCTTTATTTCAAAAATTTCTTTAAAATATTTTCTTTCAATCTCATCATTGCCTACCACACCATACCACCACTGATGTGCTATTTCGTGGGTTATCAAATATTCTAGCCATAATTTGTCTCCATTATAAGCTGTACTATCTATCTGAACGATTTGGGGATACTCCATCCCCCCTACATAGAAATCCGATTCTGCAATGGGCACTTTTTCTTCATCTTATATAATAAAAATAGCCTACCCATAAAGGATAGACTGCTTATAATCATTATATTCAGAATAGGACTGGATTAGAACTATTCATCGTTCACGGTTGATACAGTGTACAATATATTTATATAACCCTCATCCCTTAATCCCTTCTCTCAATTTATTTTTTAATTAATTTGAAAAAATATTTTTTTATGATATAATTTTTGTGAGGTGATTTTGATGACAAACGAAGAGTTTCAGGCATTGGTATTACAAAAATTATCGGGCATCGACCAAAGGCTGTCCGACTTGGAGCAGACGGTGTCCGGTATCGACCAAAGGTTGTCCGGCTTGGAGCAGACGGTGTCCGGTATCGACCAAAGGTTGTCCGGCCTCGAACATGATGTAAAGGAACTCAAGCAGACTACAAAAGCAATTGAAGATCAGGTGGTCAGAAATTCTGAAGAATTGTTCCGGTTGAATAATTCATTTGATTTTATGAAAAAGTGTTTTTTCGATCAGCAGGAAGAAATCGACTATTTAAAGAAACGGATTTGTTAGCTGCATTTGCAATGGACTGGCATAAATTGCGGGGGACGGATTCCGTCCCCCGCTGCTTTCAATTCAGTTCGTAGTAACTACAATTGTACTGGCTTCGAAGACTCCTGTGTTTATGGTCCCTACGGCTGTTATTGTATCTCCGACTTTTATGTCACTTAGATAAATAGTTTTGGAGTCTTTGTGACTAATTATTTTTGTACTGCTGTTTATAAATATTTGCTGGAGTGTGGTCTCTCCGGTTGTGGCATCTGTCATGGAAATATTTATAAGTTTATAGCTGGTATTTACAAGTTCTACAGTCCCTGTGATGGTTTGAGCTTGTGTTATGGTTTTGGCTTCAACCTTTATAACCGTGCTGCCGTCTACAGTAAGCTGTACCGGATAGCCCAGTCTTAAGTCGTATATCTGCGCTGTTTTTCCATCAACCGTTATCGTTACATCTCTTGTAAGGTTATAGGCTGTGATCGTATTGTTGGTTTTTACTTTTATAGATGGAGTTTTTGATATAACAATTTCTTCTATATTTCCCGTTGTTGAACTTCTCACGCTGGTTGCAATGATTTTTTTAACTTTATTGTATTCCAGCGTTAGCTCAACTGTATCTCCTACCCGCACATTTCTCAAATCTGAGCTGCTGCTGTTCTTTGTTACTGTTACATTACTTAAAACCTCATATTCCTGTAATTTATTATCTGATTTTATTTGCAATTTCAGTACAGGTTCTAAAACTATATCTTGCACTACACCTTCTATTTCTTTTGTCTTACTCTCAGCTTCAATTTTCCTTACTTTACCGCCCTTAATATCCAATCGGGCATAGTCCTGCGTATTTATTGCATATAATGTAGATGTTGTATTATTATAGGTAACTACAACCTCATTATCAATTGCATATTCTTTTGTAGTCAAAGCATTGTTTTCGCTAATTCTAATGCTAATCTTTTTTTCTATCCCACTTCTTGTAAGTGATGTAATAACTCCTTCAACACTTTCATCAATTATCTCGTTTTTTTGAAGTACTCTGTGCAGCATAACTGCTATCTGTGCCCTGGACACATCCACCATCGGTCCGAACTCTGTTTCACTCATACCCTTCATTATATTTTCATTATTTACATATTC contains the following coding sequences:
- a CDS encoding S-layer homology domain-containing protein — encoded protein: MKKTLRLTFLSFVLMISFAGIASAASFPDVDAVKWGWAKSVIEEMSSKGYITGYPDGTFGPSKPVTKLQALILSARILGVNDETNADYVELAEEAYADELQYYNVSNKKEIAYLLYKNVITEDELDTYISSTNANTPLKRYEAAILFTKLMGKEKEVKNKLLTVLPYQDVSLIPSHAKSYVEYVNNENIMKGMSETEFGPMVDVSRAQIAVMLHRVLQKNEIIDESVEGVITSLTRSGIEKKISIRISENNALTTKEYAIDNEVVVTYNNTTSTLYAINTQDYARLDIKGGKVRKIEAESKTKEIEGVVQDIVLEPVLKLQIKSDNKLQEYEVLSNVTVTKNSSSSDLRNVRVGDTVELTLEYNKVKKIIATSVRSSTTGNIEEIVISKTPSIKVKTNNTITAYNLTRDVTITVDGKTAQIYDLRLGYPVQLTVDGSTVIKVEAKTITQAQTITGTVELVNTSYKLINISMTDATTGETTLQQIFINSSTKIISHKDSKTIYLSDIKVGDTITAVGTINTGVFEASTIVVTTN
- a CDS encoding peptidase MA family metallohydrolase — its product is MRSIMARKTTVISAVVIFMLLTINNFVYIRNSLYNFCVNAIKIKSLYSVKNYSTYETENFIIKYMPEDGDVVAIVANTIEKDFFQVKQRLNHRLHNKVQIIIYPDLEIMRNKLNLSQKDYPMGIYYGGILHILSPKVWINDSSMDTLSREFAANGPMVHELIHLIVDEKANGNFPLWFTEGIALYYEYRLTGYEWGKGLANIQIPNTLSQLTHRFELLDQDLAYRKSFEIIKLIADRYGEQKILHLLDQLGKGQIGMNSQVSLESVVYNLIQ
- a CDS encoding M23 family metallopeptidase yields the protein MAVKAQETRSNAYMEEFNRANKKRRASSKRNCIAVPAVKIPKMKIKPPTKELEKKAQLKAKLYELAKNRFAIAFAIMIMFISVLAYAESSGYKPAVEVIFGEKYLGIVSSEQEFIRYFDEVRDELSGLLEGKEVVIEQKPTFIKKRVKKESFTEPDELKKNLKSIVDISVGAYTIMVDGEQMGLLKDEDTARSVLEDLKKPYVSEKPNVKVGFARDVKIEKKYVKVGEIQEKEEVLNKLSASKNEVKTYTVKEKDTLWDIALVYKIPVEEILRINPGLSENIQPGQKINLSVPEPVLGIETREAVVYNEDIPYKVKEIEDPEMYQGRRTVVDKGFNGEQKVEAEIVRVNGIEVNKEIIKTYVLSEPKVQTEKVGTKPLPPKYGTGVFRRPTYGILTSRFGTRGREMHTGIDLAGNVGDPIYAADGGKVIFAGRQGNYGLLVKIYHDNEYTTYYGHCSKILVKPGQRVAKGELIARVGNTGRSTGPHLHFEVRKNDIPQNPLNYLNK